In Haloplanus rubicundus, one DNA window encodes the following:
- the cgi121 gene encoding KEOPS complex subunit Cgi121 produces the protein MRVVEGVAEIADLDAFLARLDGIAADHGVTVQAFDARYVVGRGHLERAVELADRAIAREENVARERGVEILLYAAGRRQIDDALAMGVQEGRTPAAVVVSDAAGDGSREAAAADDVAALLDPAATLDDYDADRVRAFFDVTAAELDATDGDLTDLVAERVALLDVEK, from the coding sequence ATGAGAGTCGTCGAAGGCGTCGCGGAGATAGCCGACCTCGACGCCTTCCTCGCCCGACTGGACGGGATTGCGGCTGACCACGGCGTCACGGTACAGGCGTTCGACGCGCGCTACGTCGTCGGCCGGGGCCACCTCGAACGCGCGGTCGAACTGGCGGACCGGGCCATCGCCCGGGAGGAGAACGTGGCGCGGGAGCGGGGCGTGGAGATCCTGCTGTACGCGGCCGGCCGCCGACAGATCGACGACGCGCTGGCGATGGGAGTACAGGAGGGGCGGACGCCGGCGGCCGTCGTCGTCAGCGACGCCGCGGGCGACGGGTCGAGGGAGGCGGCCGCGGCGGACGACGTCGCGGCCCTGCTCGATCCGGCGGCGACGCTCGACGACTACGACGCCGACCGGGTGCGGGCCTTCTTCGACGTGACCGCGGCGGAACTCGACGCGACGGACGGCGACCTGACCGACCTCGTCGCCGAACGGGTCGCGCTGCTCGACGTGGAGAAGTGA
- a CDS encoding formate--tetrahydrofolate ligase — protein MASDDTDGEDAPTDMEIARAAETRPIEDVAGDLGLGPEDLDPQGNGIAKIEQDAIQRTLTDAEEGNLILVTGTTATPKGAGKTVTTVGLGQGLNHLGERGVVAVREPSLGPVFGIKGGAAGGGYSQVLPMEDINLHFTGDLHALTTAHNLVSATLDTKIHYGNELDVDVDEVSWKRALDMNDRALREVVVGLGGSTNGPPREDGFQITAASEVMAVLCLADSLADLKERLSRTIVAYDSTGDPVTVSDLGIEGAMAMLLKDALRPNLVQTIEGSPAFVHGGPFANIAHGTNSLVADKLGLALGDYLVTEAGFAADLGFEKFGNIVSRHGVAPDAVVLTTAVRSMKYHGLEMWPVDYDELKEPNPEAVSDGMVNLDHHAGIVERFDVPFVVAINRFPTDTDAEIQAIVDHCEEQGYPVVVSNAFADGGEGAAELAETAKDLADSDEGDFEPLYDLDASLEEKIRTVATDVYGAEGAHFTEDAQDDLERLEEQGYGDMPVCLSKTQHSTTDDPTRKGAPKDDWTLTVRECYPDAGAGFVVVLTGDVLTMPGLPAEPAAEGMDVDADGNVSGLF, from the coding sequence ATGGCTTCGGATGACACTGACGGCGAGGACGCACCGACGGACATGGAGATCGCGCGCGCGGCGGAGACGCGCCCCATCGAGGACGTAGCGGGTGATCTCGGGCTCGGTCCCGAGGACCTAGACCCGCAGGGCAACGGCATCGCCAAGATCGAACAGGACGCGATCCAGCGGACGCTCACCGACGCCGAGGAGGGGAACCTCATCCTCGTCACGGGGACGACGGCGACGCCGAAGGGCGCAGGGAAGACGGTGACGACCGTCGGCCTCGGCCAGGGGCTGAACCACCTCGGCGAGCGCGGCGTGGTCGCGGTCCGCGAGCCGTCGCTCGGTCCCGTCTTCGGCATCAAGGGTGGCGCCGCGGGCGGTGGCTACTCGCAGGTGCTCCCGATGGAGGACATCAACCTCCACTTCACGGGCGACCTCCACGCGCTGACGACGGCGCACAACCTCGTCTCGGCCACCCTCGACACCAAGATCCACTACGGCAACGAACTCGACGTCGACGTCGACGAGGTGAGCTGGAAGCGCGCGCTCGACATGAACGACCGGGCGCTCCGGGAGGTCGTGGTCGGTCTCGGCGGCTCGACCAACGGCCCGCCCCGGGAGGACGGCTTCCAGATCACGGCCGCCTCGGAGGTGATGGCGGTGCTCTGTCTCGCGGACTCGCTCGCGGACCTCAAGGAACGACTCTCGCGGACCATCGTCGCCTACGACTCGACGGGCGACCCCGTCACTGTCTCGGACCTCGGCATCGAGGGCGCGATGGCGATGCTCCTGAAGGACGCCCTGCGGCCCAACCTGGTCCAGACCATCGAGGGCTCGCCCGCGTTCGTCCACGGCGGTCCCTTCGCCAACATCGCCCACGGCACCAACTCGCTGGTGGCGGACAAACTCGGCCTCGCGCTGGGCGACTACCTCGTCACCGAGGCGGGCTTCGCCGCCGACCTCGGCTTCGAGAAGTTCGGCAACATCGTCTCCCGCCACGGCGTCGCGCCCGACGCGGTGGTGCTCACGACCGCCGTCCGGTCGATGAAGTACCACGGCCTGGAGATGTGGCCGGTCGACTACGACGAACTGAAGGAACCGAACCCCGAGGCCGTGAGCGACGGCATGGTGAACCTCGACCACCACGCCGGCATCGTCGAGCGGTTCGACGTGCCCTTCGTCGTCGCCATCAACCGCTTCCCGACGGACACGGACGCGGAGATTCAGGCCATCGTCGACCACTGCGAGGAACAGGGCTACCCGGTCGTCGTCTCGAACGCCTTCGCCGACGGCGGGGAGGGCGCCGCGGAACTCGCCGAGACGGCGAAGGATCTCGCCGACAGCGACGAGGGCGACTTCGAACCCCTCTACGACCTCGACGCGAGCCTGGAGGAGAAGATCCGAACCGTCGCCACGGACGTGTACGGTGCCGAGGGCGCCCACTTCACCGAGGACGCTCAGGACGACCTGGAACGACTGGAGGAACAGGGCTACGGCGACATGCCGGTCTGCCTGTCGAAGACCCAGCACTCGACGACCGACGATCCGACGCGGAAGGGCGCGCCGAAAGACGACTGGACGCTCACGGTGCGTGAGTGTTACCCCGACGCCGGCGCCGGCTTCGTCGTCGTCCTGACGGGCGACGTGCTCACCATGCCCGGCCTCCCCGCCGAACCCGCGGCGGAGGGGATGGACGTGGACGCGGACGGCAACGTCAGCGGTCTCTTCTAA